The genomic DNA TATGGAAAATGAACTTATTGAAGAAGAGCTGAATGAAAGCATACTCATGAATGAATTGGATATTACGGAAATATCGGACAATGATATACATAATACACCTGCACCGGATCATACGGTGCAAGCACAGGAAACCAGACAAGACAGTGCAAATAAATATGAAAAAATGCGTATTCATTCTCTGGAAAAAGAGATGCCTCCTGTACAGAAGACTTTTTCTCCTGAGACACTTATTCAGAAAGAGACAAAGAATAATGAACAGACGGGCGGACAATACGAACAGGAAGAATTTCATAAAGTCTCCATTGATGATATATTTGTGCAAAGAGAGCCTGATGAAAATAAAAGAAGAGAAATGGAAAAAATTATTCAGGAAAATGTGGCTCATCTGGAATCAGTATTAAAAGAGTTCGGAATAGACGCACAGGTGGTGGACTATCAGAGAGGACCGACAATAACAAGGTATGAACTGGTAATACCGAAAGGTATAAGAGTAAATAAAGTTACAGCACTGGCAGACGATATAGCAATGAATATGTCTGCGGAAAGTATAAGAATAGAGGCACCGATACCGGGGAAAAATACAATAGGAATAGAAACACCCAATAAGGTAAAGGAGCCGGTTTATTTCTCAAATCTGATAAGAAACAAGGAGCTTAAGGATCCAAAAACCCTAAAAGTAATTTTGGGAAAAGATATAGTAGGCAGAGACAGAATAATAGATATAGCAAAAATGCCGCATCTGCTTATAGCCGGTCAGACCGGTTCGGGGAAAAGTGTGGCGGTAAACACAATGGTAGCTTCCCTGATTGCCAATAAATCGGCAAAAGATGTAAAATTCATAATGGTAGATCCTAAAATGGTAGAATTAATGCCTTTTAACGGAATACCTCATCTGCTTCTTCCGGTAATAATAGATCCTAAACAGGCTTCTATTGCGCTGAAGTGGGCAGTAAGCGAAATGGAGAACAGATACAGAACATTAATGGAAGTGGGAGTAAGGAATATACAGAGTTATAATGAGCTGGGCGGCATGGAAAAAATGCCATTCATAATTATAATAATAGATGAGCTTGCAGATCTGATGATGGTGGCTGCCGGAAGTGTGGAAGAGTCAATTGCAAGAATTGCACAGAAGGCAAGAGCAGTAGGAATACATCTAGTGGTAGCAACACAGAGACCGTCTACAGATGTAATAACAGGGATGATAAAGGCAAATCTGCCGAGCAGAATATCATTTGCGCTAAGGTCGCAGATAGATTCAAGGACAATTTTAGACAGTCCAGGAGCGGAAAAACTTCTCGGAAAAGGTGACATGCTTCTTTTGGAAAATGGTTCGTCAAAGCTGGAAAGGATACAGGGAGCATTTATTTCAGACGAGGAAGTGCATAAACTTACTACAGAGTTAAAAGCAAATTATAGAACTGACTATAATGAGGGAATATTGTTTGAAATGGAGAATGATATAGAAAAAGACGAATTATTTAATGAGGCAGTAGATGTAATAAGACAGGAGGGGAAAGCATCAATTTCTCTGATACAGAGAAAACTGAAAATAGGGTTTAACAGGGCATCCAGAATTTATGAACAGCTGATGGACTGTGGGGTAATTAATGAAGATAAACAGGTAATGATGGATGAAGAATAGAATATTACATTAAAATTCATGGAGGGAAAAATGTTTAAAATTAAAAAAGTAATGAGAAGTTTTGTAAAATCCGCATCTAAAGATGTAGGGATCGACCTTGGAACGGCAAATACAGTAGTATACGTAAGAAATGAAGGAATATTAATAGATGAACCAACATACATAGCAATAAATTTGAAAACAGAAAGTATAGAGAACATAGGGATAAAGGCAAAGGAAGTAATAGGGAGAACAGCTTCCCACACAAAAATCATAAGACCTCTGAAAAACGGAGTAATATCAAATTATGAAATTACAGAAAAAATGCTTGAAAGATTTTTGAATAAAATAAAAAAAGATAAATTCCAGAGTGCAAGGGTAATTATCTGCGTTCCAAGCGGAGTTACACAGGTGGAAAGAAGAGCTGTAATGGACGTGGTAAAGGATTCCGGAGCTAAAGAGGTGTATCTGGTGGAAGAGCCGGTGGCAGCAGCAATAGGAGCAGGTATAGATATTTTTGAGCCGAAGGGTCATATGATAATCGACATAGGCGGCGGAACTACAGAGCTTGCATTTATAGTATCGGGAGGAGTAGCTTACTCTACTTCCATAAAGGTGGCAGGAGACAGATTTAATGAAGATATCATAGATTTTATAAGACAGAAATATAACCTTCTTATAGGAGAAACAACAGCTGAAAAACTAAAGATAGATGCGAGCAATTCTTCAAGCGAAAAGGAGCTTTTTGAAATAAGAGGAAGAGAGCTGGTAACAGGGCTTCCAAAGAGTATGAAAGTACATGGTCATGATATAGATGAAGCTATTACCAGAGATATAGATACTATTATAGAAACTGTAAAGCTTGCCCTTGAAGGAATAGAGCCGGAAGTATCGGCAGATATCTATGAAACAGGAATATTTCTTTCAGGCGGCGGTGCAGCTATAAAGGAGCTCACAAGAAAGCTGGAGAAAGAATTCAATCTGACTGTAACAATAGCAGATGAGCCTATTTACGCAGTAATAAAAGGAATTGCAATAATACTTGAAAACTTTGCTATGTATAAGAATGTTATTATTTCATCACATTCAGAATATTAATAGCCTGCATTCAGCATAAAAAAAAATTTTTAATGCCGAATTACTTGAATATTG from Sebaldella termitidis ATCC 33386 includes the following:
- a CDS encoding DNA translocase FtsK, translating into MNNSRRKMLRGTIFTTIGLIVLLLLLYKKILIYKNDKIEENALLSILNLFEITFGKMLLFAVFSLIFFGLVNIYTSKSKVKVDKGKLYSYIILFLSMSLYFTQKYIAAKLPDNFFESGRKLLEIGFNVNRYPNSGGLIGSFLAFPFYKIIHFGSISVILLIMIVLSVLFLLKDFIAFGVMLIIALIKYYRSDEYRKKSKILKAKKIIEKKEQQNMRLDKREELKNKIINARKEKLSFELSRKPKAETEDGEEHYSNSELERKQKEWLDYLEEIRRDKERKKKAEAFGLTRKTAQPHEESSKANIEEEKENVSPIKTVHSFHEEFEIQKEQDKIQEMPGSSEEIIQNNDFYNESQSIQDQFMENELIEEELNESILMNELDITEISDNDIHNTPAPDHTVQAQETRQDSANKYEKMRIHSLEKEMPPVQKTFSPETLIQKETKNNEQTGGQYEQEEFHKVSIDDIFVQREPDENKRREMEKIIQENVAHLESVLKEFGIDAQVVDYQRGPTITRYELVIPKGIRVNKVTALADDIAMNMSAESIRIEAPIPGKNTIGIETPNKVKEPVYFSNLIRNKELKDPKTLKVILGKDIVGRDRIIDIAKMPHLLIAGQTGSGKSVAVNTMVASLIANKSAKDVKFIMVDPKMVELMPFNGIPHLLLPVIIDPKQASIALKWAVSEMENRYRTLMEVGVRNIQSYNELGGMEKMPFIIIIIDELADLMMVAAGSVEESIARIAQKARAVGIHLVVATQRPSTDVITGMIKANLPSRISFALRSQIDSRTILDSPGAEKLLGKGDMLLLENGSSKLERIQGAFISDEEVHKLTTELKANYRTDYNEGILFEMENDIEKDELFNEAVDVIRQEGKASISLIQRKLKIGFNRASRIYEQLMDCGVINEDKQVMMDEE
- a CDS encoding rod shape-determining protein; this translates as MFKIKKVMRSFVKSASKDVGIDLGTANTVVYVRNEGILIDEPTYIAINLKTESIENIGIKAKEVIGRTASHTKIIRPLKNGVISNYEITEKMLERFLNKIKKDKFQSARVIICVPSGVTQVERRAVMDVVKDSGAKEVYLVEEPVAAAIGAGIDIFEPKGHMIIDIGGGTTELAFIVSGGVAYSTSIKVAGDRFNEDIIDFIRQKYNLLIGETTAEKLKIDASNSSSEKELFEIRGRELVTGLPKSMKVHGHDIDEAITRDIDTIIETVKLALEGIEPEVSADIYETGIFLSGGGAAIKELTRKLEKEFNLTVTIADEPIYAVIKGIAIILENFAMYKNVIISSHSEY